The following are from one region of the Salvia hispanica cultivar TCC Black 2014 chromosome 1, UniMelb_Shisp_WGS_1.0, whole genome shotgun sequence genome:
- the LOC125201399 gene encoding lysine histidine transporter 1-like, protein MATKEAADDNVSIPASTPADGETYRATKEDYRSVEQKAIDDWLPITSSRNAKWWYSAFHNVTAMVGAGVLSLPYAMAALGWGPGVAILILSWIITLYTLWQMVEMHEMVPGKRFDRYHELGQHAFGEKLGLYIVVPQQLVVEVGVNIVYMVTGGKSLKKFHKTVCGSCKDIKTTYFIMIFASAHFVLSHLPNFNSISGISLAAAVMSLTYSTIAWTASIHKGVQKGVEYSYPASSRAGKVFDFFTALGEVAFAYAGHNVVLEIQATIPSTKEKPSKKPMWKGVLVAYFVVALCYFPVALIGYRMFGNQVEDNILQSLEKPAWLIAAANMFVVIHVIGSYQIYAMPVFDMIETLLVKTLRFKPNFWLRFISRNIYVAFTMFIAITFPFFGGLLGFFGGFAFAPTTYFLPCVMWLAIYKPKRFSLSWFTNWICIILGLMLMILSPIGGLRNIILKAKDYEFYS, encoded by the exons ATGGCAACGAAGGAAGCAGCTGATGACAATGTTTCTATCCCTGCTTCAACACCAGCAGATGGAGAGACATACAGAGCAACAAAA GAAGATTACCGGTCAGTGGAGCAAAAGGCAATAGATGACTGGCTTCCAATTACTTCATCACGGAACGCAAAATGGTGGTACTCAGCTTTCCACAATGTTACAGCCATGGTTGGAGCAGGTGTCCTAAGTCTTCCTTATGCCATGGCAGCTCTGGGATG GGGACCAGGAGTTGCCATTCTAATTCTCTCATGGATCATCACATTATACACTTTGTGGCAAATGGTTGAGATGCATGAGATGGTACCAGGAAAACGTTTTGATCGATACCATGAACTTGGCCAGCACGCATTTGGTGAAAAGCTTGGCCTTTACATCGTAGTACCTCAGCAGTTAGTCGTTGAAGTTGGTGTCAATATAGTTTACATGGTAACTGGAGGCAAATCGCTGAAGAAATTCCACAAAACTGTATGTGGAAGCTGTAAGGATATCAAAACTACTTACTTCATAATGATATTCGCTTCTGCCCATTTTGTTCTCTCCCATTTGCCAAACTTCAACTCAATCTCTGGGATATCTTTAGCTGCAGCTGTCATGTCTTTAAC TTACTCTACGATAGCATGGACAGCTTCCATTCACAAGGGAGTCCAAAAGGGAGTTGAGTACAGCTATCCAGCATCCAGCAGAGCTGGAAAAGTTTTTGACTTCTTCACCGCCCTGGGGGAGGTGGCGTTTGCCTATGCCGGTCACAATGTGGTGCTGGAGATTCAGGCAACTATTCCGTCAACAAAAGAGAAGCCCTCAAAGAAGCCCATGTGGAAAGGTGTGCTTGTTGCCTACTTCGTTGTTGCATTGTGTTACTTCCCCGTTGCTCTTATAGGCTACAGGATGTTTGGGAACCAAGTCGAGGACAACATACTTCAGTCGCTAGAGAAACCTGCATGGCTCATAGCAGCAGCTAACATGTTTGTGGTTATCCATGTTATTGGAAGTTACCAG ATTTATGCCATGCCAGTTTTTGACATGATCGAAACTCTGTTAGTGAAAACATTGAGGTTCAAACCAAACTTCTGGCTTCGTTTCATCTCACGCAACATCTACGTAG CATTTACTATGTTCATTGCTATAACATTCCCATTCTTTGGTGGGCTGCTGGGATTTTTTGGAGGTTTTGCTTTCGCCCCGACAACCTACTTT TTGCCCTGTGTCATGTGGCTTGCAATCTATAAACCTAAAAGATTCAGCTTATCTTGGTTCACCAATTGG ATTTGCATTATTCTTGGACTTATGTTGATGATACTCTCACCCATTGGAGGCTTAAGAAATATAATCCTGAAGGCTAAGGACTACGAATTTTACTCTTAA
- the LOC125201398 gene encoding transcription factor GTE8-like translates to MMAKKDRFPPGYSASVAPNYESEGSGSSGRIDSVDGSSAAKRKWVDLNSASRDGFTVPVQIIPMSKLSSLERKSLARRLTSELEKIRILQNKVELPMKKMVNKFTKSNSSDALTCANGQQKGLQVGSLKKSALLNSASGKKARGWNRGITGRFQSAGNNSHVNANNATLKQCDGLLKKLMSQEFAWVFNTPVDVVKLNIPDYFNIIKTPMDLGTVKRKLNSGKYSDPIEFVDDVRLTFTNAKTYNPPGSDVHVLAESFSQFFETRWKAIENKFLVIASHSAPKKPRGIEETGIAKTLAPSKKRKPSPIQHEVVQEPTKRKLTSEDKHKLSMELEGFDGDLPDTVIDLLRAHTSNRGDGGEDEIEIDIDDLSDDTLFTLRKLLDEHLPDNQKNLARSEACEIELPNVSGFSNSSLQVDKGNDNDPIDEDVDIGGNEAPVTSYPPVLIEKDVGGRAEEYNEAGPDSDRGSECSKGSSAVKQEQDETCHTADSDIKKVDTGELVSKDPSASELDHLEDGLVKPSLSDSDGQVDVEGAQDDRHVSPDKLYRAAILKNRFLDTILKAREKTLTQDEKMDPEKLRREREELEMHKKREKARLQAEAKAAEDARKRAEAEAAAEEKRRRELEREAAREALLKMEKTVEINENSRFLEDLEMLRTAPTEQLALASIVDETTPEDSQDGFGSFKFGSHNPLEQLGLYMKMDDDDEEPEPPTTDPNATTCSM, encoded by the exons ATGATGGCCAAGAAAGATAGATTCCCCCCTGGTTATTCTGCTAGTGTTGCTCCAAATTATGAATCTGAAGGATCTGGCAGCTCGGGACGCATTGACTCTGTTGATGGCTCTTCTGCGGCTAAGAGAAAATGGGTTGATTTGAATTCAGCCTCCAGGGATGGTTTTACTGTACCCGTACAAATTATTCCAATGTCCAAATTGTCTTCCTTGGAGAGGAAGAGTTTGGCGCGTCGCTTGACATCAGAGCTTGAGAAGATTCGAATTCTCCAAAATAAGGTTGAGTTGccaatgaaaaaaatggtaaataagTTTACAAAGTCAAATTCTAGTGATGCTCTCACTTGCGCTAATGGACAACAGAAAGGGCTGCAAGTGGGTAGCTTGAAGAAATCGGCGTTGTTGAATTCTGCATCTGGGAAGAAAGCTCGTGGTTGGAATCGAGGTATAACGGGAAGGTTTCAATCAGCAGGCAACAACTCTCATGTGAATGCTAACAACGCAACACTTAAGCAGTGCGATGGTCTCTTGAAGAAGCTGATGTCGCAAGAATTTGCTTGGGTATTCAATACACCTGTCGATGTGGTGAAACTGAACATTCcggattattttaatataatcaaaacccCCATGGATTTGGGAACAGTTAAGAGAAAACTCAATTCAGGGAAGTACTCAGATCCTATAGAATTCGTAGATGATGTCCGACTTACTTTTACAAATGCAAAGACATATAATCCACCTGGGAGTGACGTCCACGTTCTGGCTGAGTCATTTAGTCAGTTCTTTGAAACAAGGTGGAAAGCTATTgagaataaatttttggtGATTGCTTCTCATTCGGCACCTAAAAAGCCAAGGGGTATTGAAGAAACTGGAATAGCCAAGACATTGGCTCCATCGAAAAAGAGGAAACCGAGTCCAATACAACATGAAGTTGTACAAGAACCTACAAAGAGGAAGCTGACTTCTGAAGACAAGCATAAATTGAGCATGGAATTAGAGGGTTTTGATGGGGACCTTCCTGATACCGTCATTGATTTGCTCAGAGCACACACTTCAAATAGAGGTGATGGTGGAGAGGATGAGATTGAAATAGACATTGACGATCTTAGCGATGACACCTTATTTACCTTGAGGAAGCTTTTAGATGAACATTTACCTGATAACCAGAAGAACCTTGCCAGATCTGAGGCCTGTGAGAttgag CTCCCAAATGTATCAGGGTTTAGCAATTCATCACTTCAAGTTGATAAAG GCAACGATAACGATCCCATTGACGAGGATGTTGATATTGGGGGAAATGAAGCTCCTGTCACTAGTTATCCTCCagttttgattgaaaaagaTGTTGGGGGCAGAGCTGAAGAATATAATGAAGCAG GTCCAGACTCTGATAGAGGGTCTGAATGCTCCAAGGGTTCTTCAGCTGTAAAACAAGAGCAG GATGAAACCTGTCACACAGCAGATTCAGATATTAAAAAGGTTGACACTGGCGAGCTGGTTAGCAAAGATC CATCTGCTAGTGAACTGGACCACCTTGAAGATGGTTTAGTGAAGCCTTCCTTGAGTGATTCAGATGGACAAGTTGATG TGGAGGGTGCACAAGATGACAGGCATGTCTCCCCAGACAAGCTGTACAGGGCAGCTATCTTGAAGAATCGGTTTTTGGACACAATCTTAAAAGCTCGAGAGAAAACTCTAACTCAG GATGAGAAGATGGACCCGGAGAAACTCCGACGTGAAAGAGAGGAACTTGAGATGCACAAAAAAAGAG AGAAAGCTAGGCTTCAAGCAGAAGCCAAAGCTGCAGAAGATGCTCGTAAGCGGGCTGAAGCTGAAGCTGCAGCTGAAGAAAAAAGGAGAAGGGAACTGGAGAGAGAAGCAGCGAGAGAAGCGCTGCTCAAG ATGGAGAAGACGGTTGAAATCAACGAGAATTCTCGTTTTCTTGAGGACTTGGAAATGTTGAGGACAGCCCCTACCGAGCAACTAGCACTAGCTAGCATTGTCGATGAAACAACTCCAGAGGACTCACAGGATGGGTTTGGGAGTTTCAAGTTCGGAAGTCATAATCCATTAGAGCAGCTTGGATTGTACATGAAGATGGACGACGACGATGAGGAACCCGAACCCCCAACAACCGATCCCAATGCTACTACATGCTCAATGTAG
- the LOC125186726 gene encoding dirigent protein 2-like gives MVLCNGSSLNKKATFRVYLQEILSGPNATLYEVARANITSTSPTNFGQFLVGDDFVTATPDPNSMRLGRSQGFVAFSDLDDIAIVLTYTFIFTDGPYRGSSLTIAGRKMPFVKNQEIPIIGGTGVFRLARGYTISSLFSSTPNTFVFVYDFYVV, from the coding sequence ATGGTGTTATGCAACGGCTCAAGTCTGAATAAGAAAGCAACATTTCGTGTTTATCTTCAAGAAATTTTGAGCGGCCCAAATGCAACTCTATACGAGGTGGCACGGGCAAACATTACGTCCACTTCTCCCACAAACTTCGGCCAGTTCCTAGTAGGCGATGACTTCGTAACTGCTACTCCTGACCCGAACTCGATGAGATTGGGCCGAAGCCAAGGCTTTGTTGCGTTTTCAGACCTCGATGATATTGCAATTGTGCTGACGTACACCTTCATATTCACGGATGGACCATACCGAGGGAGCTCGCTTACCATTGCTGGCCGGAAGATGCCATTTGTGAAGAATCAGGAAATACCGATCATCGGGGGCACCGGTGTATTCCGTTTGGCGCGAGGATACACCATTAGCAGCCTCTTCTCCTCCACCCCTAATACCTTTGTGTTCGTGTATGACTTCTATGTTGTTTGA